One genomic region from Knoellia sp. p5-6-4 encodes:
- a CDS encoding alpha/beta-hydrolase family protein yields the protein MVFASLSFTPSLLPRGGLIQGIVCGISAAIGYGLGVLAAWIWRAYADREARLPKRSAWRILLIAAAVLLSVSFGLGQYWQHEIRALMGVTDYNLVLVIASPVIAVLFFLLFLLIGRAVRRLYRWLASLLGRWVGKRAAAATGWILAFTTVWLLVTGVLLDGLVTAMDQAFSVRDTATKEGTTQPTSALRSGAPGSLVEWESLGREGRAFTGQGPTANDIQAVVPRPAKEPVRAYAGLASADDSEARAALAVDDLERAGGFQRANLLVVTTTGSGWVDPALVDTFEYLSSGDAASVAIQYSYLPSWLSYLVDQKKAREAGRALYDAVYDRWSKLPLDQRPRLFVAGESLGSFGGETAFSGEYDLRNRTAGTVFAGPPNFNTLFREFSDNRDPGSPEIQPVYKAGRTVRFTSDASRSIPPEGQGWDGTRVLYLMHASDPIVWWSPRLLLNEPDWISEAPGKDVLEGMVWMPFVTFWQVTADLPFATDVPGGHGHKYTTEYVDGWYAAMRPPGLTEENLKAVKQTVAAVP from the coding sequence GTGGTCTTCGCGTCCCTGTCGTTCACCCCGTCACTGCTCCCGCGTGGGGGTCTCATCCAGGGCATCGTCTGTGGCATCAGCGCGGCCATCGGCTACGGGCTCGGAGTCCTCGCGGCCTGGATCTGGCGGGCTTACGCCGATCGGGAGGCCCGGCTCCCGAAGCGCTCGGCGTGGCGCATCCTCCTCATCGCCGCCGCCGTCCTGTTGAGTGTGTCCTTCGGCCTGGGGCAGTACTGGCAGCACGAGATCCGCGCGCTCATGGGAGTCACGGACTACAACCTCGTCCTGGTCATCGCCTCGCCCGTCATCGCGGTGCTCTTCTTCCTCCTGTTCCTCCTCATCGGCCGGGCGGTCCGGCGCCTGTACCGCTGGCTGGCCTCGCTGCTGGGACGCTGGGTCGGAAAGCGGGCGGCGGCTGCGACCGGCTGGATCCTGGCGTTCACCACCGTGTGGCTGCTTGTGACCGGCGTCCTGCTCGACGGCCTGGTGACCGCCATGGACCAGGCGTTCTCGGTGCGAGACACGGCCACCAAAGAGGGAACCACCCAACCCACCAGTGCTCTTCGCTCAGGCGCACCGGGCTCGCTGGTGGAGTGGGAGTCCCTCGGACGGGAGGGACGTGCGTTCACCGGCCAGGGTCCTACCGCCAACGACATTCAGGCAGTCGTGCCTCGTCCGGCCAAGGAGCCGGTGCGCGCCTACGCGGGCCTGGCCTCAGCCGATGACAGCGAGGCCCGGGCCGCCCTGGCGGTCGACGACCTCGAGCGGGCTGGTGGTTTTCAGCGGGCGAACCTGCTTGTGGTCACGACGACCGGAAGCGGGTGGGTCGACCCGGCGCTGGTCGACACCTTCGAGTACCTCAGCAGCGGCGACGCAGCCTCGGTGGCCATCCAGTACTCGTACCTTCCCTCGTGGCTCTCCTACCTGGTCGACCAGAAAAAGGCCCGCGAGGCGGGCCGGGCACTCTACGACGCCGTCTACGACCGCTGGTCGAAGCTGCCCCTGGACCAGCGGCCTCGGCTGTTCGTCGCCGGTGAGAGCCTGGGCTCCTTCGGTGGTGAGACCGCCTTCAGCGGCGAGTATGACCTGCGCAACCGCACGGCTGGGACCGTCTTCGCCGGGCCACCCAACTTCAACACGCTGTTCCGTGAGTTCAGTGACAACCGCGACCCCGGTAGTCCGGAGATCCAACCGGTCTACAAGGCGGGTCGGACGGTGCGCTTCACGTCCGACGCCAGCCGCTCGATCCCGCCCGAGGGCCAGGGGTGGGACGGCACCCGCGTCCTGTACCTCATGCATGCGTCCGACCCGATCGTCTGGTGGAGCCCCCGTCTGCTCCTCAACGAGCCCGACTGGATCAGCGAAGCTCCCGGCAAGGACGTGCTCGAGGGCATGGTCTGGATGCCGTTCGTGACCTTCTGGCAGGTCACTGCGGACCTTCCCTTCGCCACAGACGTCCCGGGTGGGCACGGGCACAAGTACACGACCGAGTACGTCGACGGGTGGTATGCCGCGATGCGGCCCCCAGGGCTCACCGAA